In Planococcus sp. MB-3u-03, the DNA window AATCCTTTTGCTATCTTTTTCATCACATCCATGTTACCTTTAGTAAGAGTTATTTTTGTTCGGTTCAGATTGAGAATACATTTTGTTTTCGTCTAAGGTATTTGAGCAAGGATAGTAACACATTGTGTGGAGATCCACACCAGGAGGCAACAATTATGGAACAAGGTACAGTGAAATGGTTTAATGCAGAAAAGGTTTTGGTTTTATCGAGCGTGAAGCAGGAGATGACGTATTCGTACATTTCTCAGCTATCCAAAGCGACGGTTTCAAATCTTTAGACGAAGGTCAAACTGTAACATTTGATATCGAAGAAGGACAACGTGGCCTACAAGCTACAAACGTCACAAAAGCTTAATAACAGCTTTAGAGAGACCCTATATTATATAGGTCTTTTTATTTAAATTCAGGGTTAGCTACTTTCATGAACGGATGAAATATAAACTAATTTTAAAACCTATTTGTTTTCCTGCTTAAAAACTGGCAAAGGGAATCCATTCGATCCTAGAAGCGGCAATACGGGTTCCTAATTACGAATGATATTGATTATTTTATGTTGGGCATCTTCAGCTTCAGGAACCGGCATAACAACAAACACATGATTCATCTTGGGATATACAAAAGTTTGGATTCCAATTCCTTGCTTCGTTAATTTTCGTCCAATTTAACTGCGTCTGATATATGAGTTCATGTGTTCCGACAAATTGAGTAATCTTGCCGAGTCCAGTTAAATCTCCATAAATCGGGCTAATCAAGGGATCCTCTAAGCTTTTATCATCAGACCAAATATTAGTGATTACGTTCATTCCCCGGCCGATAACATCGGATCCTTTTTCGTATTTCGGGATAAGGGATTATCAAGGGTTAGATCGACGGCTGGGATAACAAAATGATATCCTTCGGTTGAGGCAAATCATCTATTTTTAACAGTTGGGCCAGCCCAAGCGCGATATTCCCCGGCTGAATCCCCATGATAGTCAGTTGCCCAGGACTCTCAACTGTCCGAAGCATCTCTTTGTACAGGCTCAACAGTTTCGGATATGTATGCTTGTAATTAAAATGGGGCACTTTTGGATAAATAGGCGCGATGATCTTTGCATTTACTGACTGTGCAATCTTATCCATGAGCTTCCAATGGAAAGACAAAAGCTGGTTCGTCCACGCTCCGCCGTGCAAATACAGCACCACTTTCTGTTCCCGGGAATTCTGGTCGTTTAAGGTGAACACCTGTATGTCTTCATACATCTCTTCTTTCAACGAATTGGAAAGCTCATATTTTCAATCACATATGGTTTGATATTTTCAGTTCCTCTTTGCTGCACGAACTTTGTGGTGTTTGCGACACTGGAGAACCCCTTTTTGTACCTCGCAAAATCAGGTATTTCTCGAGGATCCGACTCTTTAAGGACCGTTTTCCCCATAAGTTTGGATAACCATTTACTAGCCCCCTCTAAATGCACTGAAGACTCCTTACAATTCACTTCACTATCTGTCTGGTGAATCATATACTTCTCTATCCAAATAAAATTCACCTCTAACAATGATACTGGTCTCTTCTTAATAGGAAAGAGTTTGTGAAACTATCATTTATAAATTAAAAGAAGAAGAAAAGTATATTGCTTTTCTGCTCCCAATAGTCCCATTATATGTAAACTATTACTCATTCAAAAATACAATCTTAAAGCCTTAGAATATAGCATTTTGAATGTATCACTTTTTCTAACAAATTCACTTTCGTCTTTAGTATTGCTAACTTCTTTAAAAGAGATTCTGAATGTAACTTAATTGCTACTAAGTTACATTCACTTCCTTAAGAAATTCCCTATTTTTCTTGGACTTTAACGAGTCTAATGAGCCAGTATAAAGCAATCCACGGCAGAATAAATTTAGTGATCCAGGCAATGGCATTTGAAAAACGATCGAATTAATGCCGATTACTGGTCCTAACACCCATAATAGAGCAATTATTATTACTAATATCAAGTACTTCAATTGGTTCATCCTTTCTTAAGCAACTTTAGTATCTGAAAGTAACTTAATTCACATTAAGTTACTTTCAGATTTACTTTAGATTCTTTCAAGCCTCTAAAAGTAAACTGGATAAAATAAACGAAAGAATCACAATGGCGGGAATAGTAATAATGCCTGATATTAATTGAGTTTGAGTATTTAGAGGGATATATGCATTTTCAAGCCACGCAACAAATTTAAAAGTAAAAAGAAAATAACAAAAGTCACTAAATAATAAATCAGTTTTTCTGAGATTTTTTTCAATGTAGCCCTCCCTTTATACTTACTGGATCGTAACACTTGTTTTGAACGTAACTTAACTGCACTTAAGTTACGTTCAGTTTTCTCGTTAGCCTTACTGAGACTCTCTTTTGAAAACATGACGTGCATTTATATAAAAGACGCTGCCAAGTAAAAAAAGCAATACATTCATCCAGGAAGCGATGCCTGAATAATCATTATTCAAAACAAAGACGCTTAGAAAATTGACGATCATGAACAGAATTAAAACTATGTACATGCCTTTTACGAATTTCATATTGCTTCTTCCTTTCCCATCAGTGAACTTCTAACTTTATTTTTCTATATGTAAATTTTTGAATATAGCTTGAACCTCAAGCACTTACTAAGAACGCTTGTGCCGAAACAAAGAGGATAAACAGAGAACTCAGGACAAACATATAGCCCCAAAACTCTTTTCGATCGTTTTGAATTCTTTCAAATCCCGCGACTAACATAAACATTCCAAGCGTCAGCATGACGTATGGCATTAGCGTAAAGTTCTGGCTCCATAACACGTAAGCTCCAAATCCAATTGATGCTAGCTGGAGGATGATCCTGAGTATTTTCATGATGGTATTACTCCTCTTCTGGATAGTCGTTCTAAACATGACAGGGTAATTAATTGTAGAAGCTACTCTTCTGAGCTAGGGTTTGGGAGATTTCGATTCTTTAATGTCCAAAATGCCGAGAATTGGAGAAATAATCAGTGCAGCTAATAAAAGCCAAGTAAGTACCCAGTTATCGCCCCATGAAGTGAGTAGATAAATCAAACTGTAAAATGCAATGAGGAAGGAACCATACTTTTCTAAAAACTTTACATAAGACTTGAACATAGTGAACCACTCCCCCTCGCACGCGTTTTTCGAGCTAGCTCTGGACAGTCCAGTTACATTTTCGATCACATTGAAAAAAATCAGTACTCCCAGCTTTTTTATTACGGTGGATTAACATGAATCGCCGCACCTAAAATTGCAACTACACTTTGCGAACGTACTTAAATTTCCTCTTACTGGAATTCTTCATTACCCTGGCATTATTTCAGCTTAAAATTCAAGCTGCTTTGGCCGATAAGTTCTTTACCGTTACGCCATAGATATTGAATTGAATATTGGTTTCCCAGGTCTTGTTCAACAACTTCAATGGTTATTGTAGAATCGCCAGAGGAGACAATTTCTTCACTTACTTCTTCTTTGCTGCCGTCTACCTCAATCAACATAACTTCGCTTGGCTTTGGCTCTATCATTTCCCAATCGATTACAATGCTGTCGCCCACTTCTACATCTCCAGCGTGAACATCGGGTATATCATAACCGTTATGAAAATGACAATTATTCCAGCATACTTGGGAATAGTTATGATCGAATACCACTCCACTTGGGTCTGCGGAATTTATTTTCATAATCGAGGGCCTTTCCATATATGTATACTTTGGAAGCTGTCCGACATTCTGTCCTTGTGCTTCTTCGATAACGATATTCCCTACATATTGAGCTTCATTGTCTCGGTCGATAAATTCCACTGCTAATGCATAATTCCCTTCGTTTTGCGGAAAGCGAAATTCTCTCGAATCGTTAAGTTCAAGCTTCGTTTCTTCTCCGTCTTTCCATAAGGCCGCCGTAATTGTCGGATCGGTCCAAATGTCCCCGCCATTTTCTTCATTCTCTTCAAACTCCAAATAGGCAGGCTGGTTAGGAGAAACTGTAGTGGCTTCCTGGGATAAACCGAACTCTTCGATGTCGTCTATCGTTTCCGTTACATCTCCGCTCGACGAACTCCAACTGATGTTGGCTTCTGTTAATGGCATGGGCTGGCTGCGTAAACTGTCATTCGCATGTAGATATGCTCTTGGAACACCGACATCGTAATCTTCGGCAAAGCAAGCTGCTAATGCGGAAATCAATAGAATTACAGAGATGAACTTCATGCTTTTCCTCATAGAAAGCCACTCCTTGTAAAGTTTGAACTGATTTTCATTTAGTGTCCGATTATTTCGGCGTAAACTTCATCACTGCGTTGAACAGGTCGGAAGTCGACTCCTGGAATCCCCGCTCCTCGCTCTTGAAGCTGTCGAGTAATGTATAGCCGAATACGAGACCGGCGATTGTTTGTGCTGTGGTGCTGCTAAAAAGAAGCATGTCAATTTGAACATAGATTTCATCAGAAAAAATCAGGTTTCCGATAGGCAATAAAGGCAAAATAGATAACGCTAATACGATGAATGCCGGCACGCCGACCGCCAAGAACTTACTCCAATCGAAGCCGCCGATCCGACTTTCTTTTCTTTCCAGCATAAACTTTGGCGTCCGCAATAATAAGCCGATAATGACTGGGAAAATAACAACATAAATCCAGAGAGGTGTTGGGTTGAATGCTGCAGCCGCCCTCTCATCCAATACTTGTTGAAGCTGGAATCCTGCATACACAATAAAGATGATCGCGATGCTCCAGATGAAGTAATAGAAAAATCTTTTCACTTTCTTTTCCTCCCTAAATTAATTAGTTGGTATATATACTGTTAAAAACGGAAAAGCGTTTCGTTTTATTTCTGGTCAGATGAATGCCAGCATAAAAATAAAAATGACGGCAATGGGAAAAATGATGAACAGCCAGTTCAAAGCCTGGAGAATCCATATACCTGATGGTTTCGGGCCCTCAGTCTTCCGGATATAGAGAAATAAAATAAGTCCGAAAATCGGCGTCATTAATTGCATGCCGCCGCCATAATTCGGGGGCGATGCGTCTAATAACTCTTCCATCAGAAATGAAAATAGTACGAGGTTCATGGCGAGCAACACGAGTGGAATCGCTAAATGAAATTGTTTCAACGTGTTCATCGTTCACCCCTCCTCAATAAAGCATAGGTCGAGCTCTGTACACTTTTAATTCCATAATTTAACTTTAACAGTTTTCTTCCAGAATCGATATACTCTTTATAGAGGTGGTTGCTGATGAATTCTATTTCTATAAAGAAGATATTGAGTCCAGAGATTGCTGATTAAATTAAAGAAAGCTAGCTAAAACAAAACGAACCCCAAATGCGCGCCGTCTTACTGGCACTCATTTGGGGTTCGCTGCATGTTTCTATTGTCATCCTTCAAACAAAGGACTGACTGGCTTTTCGTTGTGCACGTGCTCGATTGCTTCTGCAAGCAATGGCGCGATCGAGAGAATGGTGATTTTCGGGATGCGTTTTTCTTTCGGCACGTGGATTGTGTTCGTGACCACGAGTTCCGTTAAAGCGGAGTCTTGGATGCGTTGAACGGAATCGCCGGACAATACGGCATGCGTACAGCAAGCGTAGACCGCTTTCGCGCCATTTTCCACGAGCAGGTTCGCTGCATCGGAAATGGTCTTCGCTGTATCGACGATGTCGACGATGATGACGGCGTTTTTGCCTTTGATGTCTCCGACGATGTTCATCGTCTCAGCTTCGCCTGGCATTTTGCGCTTGTCGATAAAGCCGATTGGGACATCGAGACGATCCGCCAGTCTGCGAGCTCTGGTCAATCCACCATTGTCCGGTGCTACGACAATGGCATCTTCGAGGTTTTTATTGATGAAATGCTGCGATAACTCGGTAATGCCGAGCAGTTGGTCAACCGGAATATTGAAGAAGCCTTGTACTTGCGGTGCGTGGAAATCCATCGTGATGACATGGTCCACACCCGCTTTTACCAGCATGTTTGCCACGAGTTTCGCCGTGATCGGTTCACGTGAACTCGCTTTCCGGTCTTGTCGCGCGTATCCGTAATATGGAATGACCGCTGTGATGGAGTCTGCTGATGCCCGCTTCAAGGCGTCGATCATGATTAATAATTCCATGACGTGTTCGTGTCCTGGCTGCGAAGTCGATTGAACAACATAGACTTCCGCACCGCGCACGCTTTCTTCGATATGGATCTGGATTTCCCCATCGCTAAAATGGGTGATGGAGTTCTTGCCCAGCTCACAGCCGAGATGATCCGCGATCTCCTGAGCCAGTTCCTGATTTGAA includes these proteins:
- a CDS encoding DUF3953 domain-containing protein, which translates into the protein MKILRIILQLASIGFGAYVLWSQNFTLMPYVMLTLGMFMLVAGFERIQNDRKEFWGYMFVLSSLFILFVSAQAFLVSA
- a CDS encoding alpha/beta hydrolase fold domain-containing protein, coding for MKEEMYEDIQVFTLNDQNSREQKVVLYLHGGAWTNQLLSFHWKLMDKIAQSVNAKIIAPIYPKVPHFNYKHTYPKLLSLYKEMLRTVESPGQLTIMGIQPGNIALGLAQLLKIDDLPQPKDIILLSQPSI
- a CDS encoding ribose-phosphate diphosphokinase, with the translated sequence MAYQLRDNFKLFSLNSNQELAQEIADHLGCELGKNSITHFSDGEIQIHIEESVRGAEVYVVQSTSQPGHEHVMELLIMIDALKRASADSITAVIPYYGYARQDRKASSREPITAKLVANMLVKAGVDHVITMDFHAPQVQGFFNIPVDQLLGITELSQHFINKNLEDAIVVAPDNGGLTRARRLADRLDVPIGFIDKRKMPGEAETMNIVGDIKGKNAVIIVDIVDTAKTISDAANLLVENGAKAVYACCTHAVLSGDSVQRIQDSALTELVVTNTIHVPKEKRIPKITILSIAPLLAEAIEHVHNEKPVSPLFEG